Proteins encoded by one window of Serratia nevei:
- a CDS encoding C25 family cysteine peptidase, translating to MIDEEQMPLLAFGIHADTGLPLETGGMGQHEQHQSAAESLLGQTVGAAFPNRAHLGLQFGFDADQLSESGWGLIFAANRDSTPHLAALAPLIELRRRQAGGTLRIFAGPDGYRQGESASGWLNRHGSSLDMINPDLGMPYYLVLIGSPEAIPFEFQYALDLVAGVGRLDFPTLEEFTAYADSVVAHETDATRKTARRIELFATRHDFDRATQLFIKHVATPFGTGTGSLGPLGEKYRFALNSSLSEQATKACLSHLLSAPHNPPSLLITGTHGMAFQASDPRLAEHQGALVCQDWPAYGDITHEHWFAAQDIPEHANVHGMIHLFFACYGAGTPAFDNFLSDADRVRIAPHAMTARLPQKLMTLPQGGVLASLGHIDRVWASSFLSEIGMAQPQRFRDVIHRLLAGQRVGMATDAFNGQWGVLSTRLLEKLNNKLNGQTVPAAELLALQIARDDIRNYVVLGDPAVRLKPEQDHVSG from the coding sequence ATGATTGACGAAGAACAGATGCCGCTACTGGCTTTCGGCATCCACGCTGATACGGGGTTGCCATTGGAAACCGGGGGCATGGGCCAGCACGAGCAGCATCAGTCTGCAGCTGAATCACTGCTCGGACAAACCGTCGGCGCGGCATTTCCCAACAGAGCGCATTTGGGGTTGCAATTCGGTTTCGATGCCGACCAACTGTCCGAAAGTGGCTGGGGGCTCATCTTCGCCGCGAATAGGGACTCTACACCTCATTTGGCCGCGCTGGCCCCCCTGATTGAATTGCGACGGCGGCAGGCCGGCGGCACACTCCGCATCTTCGCCGGTCCGGACGGTTACCGACAGGGTGAAAGCGCCAGCGGCTGGCTTAATCGCCATGGTTCCTCATTAGACATGATTAACCCCGATCTCGGCATGCCTTATTATCTTGTCCTGATCGGTTCGCCAGAGGCCATTCCGTTTGAATTTCAATATGCGCTGGATCTCGTCGCCGGGGTTGGGCGATTGGATTTCCCCACGCTTGAAGAATTTACCGCCTATGCAGACAGCGTCGTGGCCCATGAAACAGATGCCACTCGCAAAACAGCTCGGCGTATCGAACTGTTCGCGACCCGCCATGATTTCGATCGCGCCACCCAGTTGTTCATCAAGCATGTCGCCACCCCCTTTGGCACTGGCACAGGTTCACTCGGGCCGTTGGGGGAAAAATATCGCTTTGCGTTAAACAGTTCATTAAGCGAGCAAGCGACCAAAGCCTGCCTGAGCCACCTGCTCAGCGCCCCACATAACCCGCCTTCGCTGCTGATCACGGGCACGCACGGCATGGCCTTTCAGGCCAGCGACCCTCGACTGGCAGAACATCAAGGGGCATTGGTGTGTCAGGATTGGCCCGCTTATGGCGATATCACCCATGAACACTGGTTTGCCGCACAAGATATTCCAGAGCATGCCAACGTTCATGGCATGATCCATTTGTTTTTTGCCTGCTATGGCGCCGGTACACCGGCGTTCGATAACTTTCTCTCTGACGCGGATCGCGTTCGCATTGCGCCGCATGCGATGACGGCCCGCCTGCCGCAAAAACTCATGACGCTTCCTCAGGGGGGCGTTCTGGCTTCTCTGGGGCATATTGATCGGGTGTGGGCATCCAGCTTCCTTTCTGAAATCGGTATGGCGCAGCCCCAACGATTTCGAGACGTCATCCATCGCTTGCTTGCCGGCCAACGCGTCGGTATGGCCACCGACGCGTTCAACGGGCAGTGGGGGGTGCTAAGCACCAGGCTGTTGGAAAAACTGAATAACAAACTGAATGGACAAACCGTCCCCGCCGCTGAATTGCTGGCATTGCAAATCGCGCGCGATGATATTCGTAATTATGTCGTATTGGGCGATCCCGCGGTTAGGTTGAAGCCAGAGCAGGATCATGTGAGCGGGTAA
- a CDS encoding MFS transporter yields MHSSTSPMTTWARTGAILRVTSGNFLEQFDFFLFGFYATYIAHTFFPASSEFASLMMTFAVFGAGFLMRPIGAIVLGAYIDKVGRRKGLIVTLSIMAAGTFLIVLIPSYQSIGLWAPLLVLCGRLLQGFSAGAELGGVSVYLAEIATPGRKGFYTSWQSGSQQVAIMVAAAMGFALNAALEESAIREWGWRLPFLFGCLIVPFIFLLRRKLEETQEFTARRHHLAMRDVFKTLLKNWPVVIAGMLMVAMTTTAFYLITVYAPTFGKKVLLLSASDSLLVTLLVAISNFIWLPIGGALSDRFGRKPVLIAMALLTLATAYPALSLLAAAPSFSMMLAVLLWLSFIYGLYNGAMIPALTEIMPTEVRVAGFSLAYSLATAVFGGFTPVISTALIEYTGDKASPGYWMSFAALCALLATLYLYRRIAMPLQTAR; encoded by the coding sequence ATGCATTCCTCTACCTCACCCATGACCACCTGGGCCAGAACCGGCGCGATACTGCGCGTCACCTCCGGCAACTTTTTAGAGCAGTTCGATTTTTTCCTGTTCGGCTTTTACGCTACCTACATCGCACATACCTTTTTCCCGGCCAGCAGCGAATTTGCCTCGCTGATGATGACCTTCGCGGTATTCGGCGCAGGTTTTCTGATGCGTCCCATTGGCGCCATCGTGCTGGGCGCTTACATCGATAAAGTCGGCCGCCGCAAAGGGTTGATCGTGACCCTGTCGATCATGGCCGCGGGCACCTTCCTGATCGTGCTGATCCCCTCTTACCAAAGCATCGGGCTTTGGGCGCCGCTGCTGGTGCTGTGCGGGCGTCTGTTGCAAGGCTTCTCGGCGGGCGCGGAGCTGGGCGGCGTGTCCGTCTATCTGGCTGAAATCGCCACGCCGGGCCGTAAAGGCTTCTACACCAGCTGGCAGTCCGGCAGCCAGCAGGTGGCTATCATGGTGGCGGCGGCCATGGGCTTCGCGCTCAACGCGGCGCTGGAAGAAAGCGCTATTCGCGAGTGGGGATGGCGCCTGCCTTTCCTGTTCGGCTGCCTGATCGTTCCCTTCATCTTCCTCCTGCGCCGCAAGCTGGAAGAAACACAGGAATTTACCGCCCGCCGCCACCACCTGGCGATGCGCGACGTGTTTAAAACCCTGCTGAAAAACTGGCCGGTGGTGATCGCCGGCATGCTGATGGTCGCCATGACCACCACCGCGTTTTACCTGATCACCGTGTATGCGCCAACCTTCGGCAAAAAGGTGCTGCTGCTCAGCGCCTCCGACAGCTTGCTGGTCACTTTACTGGTCGCGATTTCCAACTTCATCTGGCTGCCCATCGGCGGTGCGCTGTCGGATCGCTTCGGCCGCAAACCGGTGCTGATCGCCATGGCGCTGCTGACGCTGGCCACCGCCTACCCGGCGCTCAGCCTGCTCGCCGCCGCCCCCAGCTTCAGCATGATGCTGGCCGTGCTGCTGTGGCTGTCCTTCATTTATGGCCTCTACAACGGCGCGATGATCCCGGCCTTAACCGAGATCATGCCAACGGAAGTGCGGGTGGCCGGGTTCTCGCTGGCCTACAGCCTGGCGACGGCGGTATTCGGCGGCTTTACGCCGGTGATCTCCACCGCGTTGATCGAATACACCGGCGATAAGGCTTCACCGGGCTACTGGATGAGCTTCGCCGCGCTGTGCGCCTTGCTGGCGACGCTGTATCTGTATCGCCGCATCGCCATGCCGCTGCAAACCGCACGCTAA
- a CDS encoding substrate-binding domain-containing protein → MQKLTRSIITLLVCASFSTAALAKDLTVMISGGFKAALEKLAPEYEAQSGDKIILVSGPSMGKTPQAIPARLARGEQADVLIMVGDALTQLEKERWTQPGSRVELADSPIGMVVKQGASKPVIKTDADLRNVLLQANSFAYSDSASGRYVSGQLFKKLGIEEQVKGKAHKVERIPVASEVAQGKYALGFQQVSELLPVAGVTFIGELPENVQYITRFAGAVTAKAEHRREGKALLDFLASSQAQPTIRATGMRTVPTPQPVRQSDTVQ, encoded by the coding sequence ATGCAGAAACTCACTCGTTCGATCATCACCCTGCTCGTGTGCGCATCCTTCAGTACGGCGGCGCTGGCCAAAGACCTGACCGTGATGATCTCCGGCGGCTTCAAAGCCGCGCTGGAGAAACTGGCCCCGGAATATGAAGCTCAAAGCGGCGACAAAATCATTCTGGTGTCCGGCCCTTCCATGGGGAAAACGCCGCAGGCGATCCCCGCGCGGCTGGCGCGCGGAGAGCAAGCCGATGTGCTGATCATGGTGGGCGACGCGCTCACCCAACTGGAAAAAGAGCGCTGGACCCAGCCGGGTTCGCGCGTGGAGCTGGCCGATTCGCCGATCGGCATGGTGGTCAAACAGGGCGCGTCCAAGCCGGTGATAAAAACGGATGCCGACCTGCGCAATGTCTTGCTGCAGGCGAACTCTTTCGCCTATTCCGACAGCGCCAGCGGCCGCTATGTCAGCGGCCAACTGTTCAAAAAGCTGGGCATCGAGGAACAGGTGAAAGGGAAAGCGCATAAGGTTGAGCGCATTCCGGTGGCCTCTGAAGTGGCACAGGGGAAATACGCGCTGGGCTTCCAGCAGGTCAGCGAATTGCTGCCCGTGGCGGGCGTGACCTTTATCGGCGAGCTGCCGGAAAACGTGCAGTACATCACCCGCTTCGCGGGCGCGGTAACCGCCAAGGCGGAACACCGCCGCGAAGGCAAAGCGCTGCTGGACTTCCTCGCCTCCTCTCAGGCGCAGCCGACCATTCGCGCGACCGGCATGCGAACCGTGCCGACGCCGCAGCCGGTCAGGCAGAGTGATACTGTTCAGTAA
- a CDS encoding LysR family transcriptional regulator → MPVNFDLNDLYAFRALVEYGNFRLAAESICLSQSALSRRIEKLENALGSKLFDRTTRRVTLTLYGQAFAERSDQLLMNVEAVLADIDKVSQERTGLVTVATVPSAAYYFMPDVIRRFRLRYPRVRVKLIDGSAGNVIEAVTGGQADFGICFAGRLQPNLEFVPLVGDVYVAACRRDHPLAGKKSLTWREFYQQDYVSLDKTSGNRNLLDQRLEHIVPERPSVCETRHVTTMLGMVEAGIGIAAVPAMSMPASEHSVLTSVPLVDPVVKRTVGLIRRGGRMQSFVAAELEKLITEQYHSA, encoded by the coding sequence ATGCCCGTGAATTTTGATCTCAACGATCTTTATGCCTTCCGCGCGCTGGTGGAGTACGGCAATTTTCGGCTGGCCGCAGAGTCCATCTGCCTGTCGCAGTCGGCGCTGAGCCGCAGGATTGAGAAGCTGGAAAACGCGCTGGGCAGCAAACTGTTCGATCGCACCACCCGGCGCGTGACTTTGACGCTGTACGGGCAGGCTTTTGCCGAGCGTTCGGATCAGCTGCTGATGAATGTCGAAGCGGTGTTGGCCGATATCGATAAGGTCAGCCAGGAGCGTACCGGGCTGGTCACCGTCGCCACGGTGCCGTCGGCGGCCTACTATTTCATGCCCGACGTGATACGCCGCTTCCGGCTTCGCTATCCGCGCGTGCGCGTTAAGCTGATCGACGGCAGCGCCGGCAATGTCATCGAGGCGGTCACCGGCGGCCAGGCCGATTTCGGCATCTGCTTTGCCGGGCGCCTGCAGCCTAATCTTGAATTTGTGCCGTTGGTGGGGGACGTTTACGTGGCCGCCTGCCGGCGCGACCATCCGCTCGCCGGTAAAAAGAGCCTCACCTGGCGGGAGTTTTATCAGCAGGATTACGTGTCGCTGGATAAAACCTCCGGCAATCGCAATCTGCTCGATCAGCGCCTGGAACACATCGTGCCGGAGCGCCCCAGCGTGTGCGAAACTCGCCATGTGACGACCATGCTGGGCATGGTTGAGGCGGGCATCGGCATTGCCGCCGTGCCCGCCATGTCGATGCCCGCTTCAGAGCACTCGGTGTTGACGTCGGTGCCGCTGGTTGATCCGGTAGTGAAACGCACCGTAGGCCTCATCAGACGCGGCGGCCGCATGCAGTCTTTCGTCGCCGCCGAGCTGGAAAAGCTGATTACTGAACAGTATCACTCTGCCTGA
- a CDS encoding diacylglycerol kinase, with amino-acid sequence MPVEKKKGISRLTYSIRNSWAGFIDAVLTEDAFRQLLVINAILLVVTFGLDITKMERLLLIICSFLLLVVELLNTAIETVVDRISLELHPLSKRAKDLGGAAQLVAVVLTIVVWATVLLGR; translated from the coding sequence ATGCCTGTGGAAAAGAAAAAAGGAATAAGCCGATTAACCTACAGCATAAGGAATTCCTGGGCCGGGTTTATTGACGCCGTGCTTACCGAAGATGCGTTCCGCCAATTATTGGTTATTAACGCCATTTTACTGGTTGTTACATTTGGTTTAGATATTACAAAAATGGAGCGGCTGTTATTAATCATCTGCAGTTTCCTGCTATTGGTGGTTGAGTTGCTTAATACGGCGATTGAAACCGTGGTCGATCGTATTTCGCTGGAATTACATCCGTTATCCAAACGCGCCAAAGATTTGGGTGGCGCAGCGCAGCTGGTGGCGGTGGTGCTGACTATCGTTGTTTGGGCAACGGTGCTGCTGGGCCGATAG
- a CDS encoding N-acetyltransferase, protein MIRIEKVLDKRELKEFIAFPSLLFRDDPNWIEPLYLEREEHLSKKNPGTDHIEWQAWVAKKQGKVVGRITAQIDSLHRELHGEDTGHFGMIDAVDDPAVFSALFTVAEEWLRSKGARKITGPFSLNINQESGLLVEGFDTPPSALMTHAKPYYAPQIAQQGYSEGIDLLAYWMKRTDLHFSPSLTRMMDQVRKKVTVRRLNRKRFREEMQVLREVFNSGWQHNWGFVPFTEHEFATMGDQLKFLVPDDMIHIAEVDGAPCAFIVGLPNINEAIADLQGRLLPFGWAKLLWRLKVSGVRTARVPLMGVRQEYQFSRIGPIIALLLIEALREPFAKRHIDALEMSWILETNTGMRTILERIGAVPYKRYRLYEKTL, encoded by the coding sequence ATGATCCGCATTGAGAAAGTTCTGGATAAACGCGAGCTTAAAGAATTTATTGCTTTCCCCTCGTTACTGTTTCGCGATGATCCAAACTGGATTGAGCCGCTGTATTTAGAGCGCGAAGAGCATCTGTCAAAGAAGAATCCCGGCACCGACCATATCGAATGGCAGGCGTGGGTGGCCAAAAAGCAGGGGAAGGTCGTTGGGCGCATCACCGCACAAATTGATTCCCTGCACCGCGAGCTGCATGGCGAGGATACCGGCCACTTCGGCATGATCGACGCCGTTGACGATCCCGCCGTATTCAGCGCGTTGTTCACGGTGGCGGAGGAGTGGTTGAGGTCGAAAGGCGCGCGCAAAATCACCGGGCCGTTCAGCCTCAACATCAATCAGGAAAGCGGCCTGTTGGTCGAGGGGTTCGACACTCCGCCCTCGGCGCTGATGACGCACGCCAAGCCTTATTACGCGCCCCAGATAGCGCAACAGGGCTACAGCGAAGGGATTGATTTGCTCGCCTATTGGATGAAAAGAACCGATCTGCACTTTTCGCCGTCGTTAACCCGGATGATGGACCAGGTGCGCAAAAAGGTGACCGTTCGCCGCCTCAACCGCAAGCGCTTTCGCGAGGAGATGCAGGTGCTGCGCGAGGTGTTCAACTCCGGGTGGCAACATAACTGGGGGTTTGTCCCGTTCACCGAGCACGAGTTCGCCACCATGGGGGATCAGCTGAAGTTCCTGGTGCCCGACGATATGATCCATATCGCCGAGGTGGATGGTGCCCCCTGCGCCTTTATCGTCGGCTTGCCGAATATTAACGAAGCGATTGCCGATCTGCAGGGGCGGTTATTGCCGTTTGGCTGGGCGAAGTTATTGTGGCGGCTGAAGGTCAGCGGCGTGCGCACCGCACGCGTGCCGTTGATGGGCGTGCGCCAGGAATATCAATTCAGCCGCATCGGGCCGATTATTGCGCTGTTGCTGATTGAGGCGCTGCGCGAGCCTTTCGCCAAGCGCCATATCGACGCGCTGGAAATGTCGTGGATCCTGGAAACCAATACCGGCATGCGGACGATTTTAGAACGCATCGGCGCAGTGCCCTATAAGCGCTACCGTTTGTACGAGAAAACGCTTTAA
- a CDS encoding fatty acyl-AMP ligase, whose translation MSETSSVHSLPMRYADFPTLVDALDYAALGNTGMNFYDRRNQLVTVLEYRTLQQKAISGARRLLSLKLKKGDRVALIAETSAGFVEAFFACQYAGLVAVPLAIPMGVGQRDSYTAKLKGLIASCNPAAIISSEEWTPLIASATEKAPSLHILSDEDFNALPEPEIALPAPSPDDIAYLQYTSGSTRFPRGVIITQRAAMANLNAISRDGIKLRAGDRCVSWLPFYHDMGLVGFLLTPVATQLSVDYLRTQDFAMRPMQWLKLIAKNRGTVSVAPPFGYDLCLRRSNAKELADLDLSSWRVAGVGAEPIPAELLGQFGEHFSSINFDSKAFMPCYGLAENTLAVSFSDPCSGPQTNAVDRDILEYEGKAVAPGKKTRAVSTFVNCGRALPGHRIEIRSETGQPLPERQVGHITISGPSLMNGYFCDDESQQQIQVTGWMDTGDLGYLLDGYLYVTGRKKDLIIIRGRNIWPQDIEYVAESEPEIRSGDAIAFVTEEHDEAARIILQIQCRVSSEERREQIVHSLSARIQSEFGIAVDIELLPPHSIPRTSSGKPARAEAKKRWLSASLYPQMPQLAGFAQ comes from the coding sequence ATGTCTGAAACAAGTTCCGTTCATTCTCTTCCCATGCGCTATGCGGACTTCCCCACTTTAGTGGACGCGTTGGATTACGCGGCGCTGGGCAATACGGGAATGAATTTTTACGATCGGCGCAATCAACTCGTGACCGTGCTCGAATACCGCACGCTGCAGCAAAAAGCGATCTCGGGCGCGCGGCGTTTATTGTCGCTGAAACTCAAGAAAGGCGATCGCGTGGCGCTGATCGCCGAAACCAGCGCGGGATTCGTCGAAGCCTTTTTCGCCTGCCAATATGCCGGCCTGGTGGCGGTGCCGCTGGCGATCCCGATGGGCGTCGGCCAACGCGACTCCTACACCGCCAAGCTGAAGGGGCTGATCGCCAGCTGTAACCCCGCGGCAATCATCAGCAGCGAAGAGTGGACGCCGCTGATCGCCTCGGCCACGGAAAAGGCGCCGTCGCTGCACATCCTCAGCGACGAGGATTTTAACGCCTTGCCAGAGCCGGAAATCGCGTTGCCCGCACCTTCGCCCGACGACATCGCCTATCTCCAATACACCTCGGGCAGCACCCGCTTTCCGCGCGGCGTGATCATTACCCAGCGGGCGGCCATGGCGAACCTGAACGCGATCAGCCGCGACGGGATCAAGCTGCGCGCGGGCGACCGCTGCGTCTCCTGGCTGCCCTTCTATCACGATATGGGCCTGGTCGGTTTCCTGCTGACCCCGGTGGCGACCCAGCTGTCCGTCGATTACCTGCGCACGCAAGATTTCGCCATGCGCCCGATGCAGTGGCTGAAACTGATCGCCAAGAATCGCGGCACGGTGTCCGTCGCCCCGCCGTTCGGCTACGACCTGTGCCTGCGCCGCAGCAACGCCAAAGAGCTGGCCGATCTGGATCTCTCCAGCTGGCGGGTCGCGGGTGTAGGCGCCGAGCCGATCCCGGCCGAGCTGCTCGGCCAGTTCGGCGAACACTTCAGCAGCATCAACTTCGACAGCAAAGCCTTCATGCCGTGCTACGGCCTGGCCGAGAACACTCTGGCGGTGAGCTTTTCCGACCCTTGCTCCGGCCCGCAAACCAACGCCGTCGACCGCGATATTTTGGAGTACGAGGGTAAGGCGGTCGCGCCCGGCAAGAAGACCCGCGCCGTCTCGACCTTCGTCAACTGCGGCCGAGCGCTGCCCGGCCACCGCATCGAGATCCGCAGCGAAACCGGGCAGCCGCTGCCGGAACGCCAGGTCGGCCATATCACGATTTCCGGCCCCAGCCTGATGAACGGCTATTTCTGCGACGATGAATCCCAGCAGCAGATCCAGGTAACCGGCTGGATGGACACCGGCGATCTCGGCTACCTGCTGGACGGCTATCTGTACGTCACCGGCCGCAAGAAGGATTTGATCATCATTCGCGGCCGCAATATCTGGCCGCAGGATATCGAGTACGTCGCGGAATCTGAACCGGAAATCCGTTCCGGCGATGCGATTGCCTTCGTGACCGAAGAACACGACGAGGCGGCCAGGATCATTTTGCAAATCCAGTGCCGAGTCAGCTCGGAAGAACGCCGGGAGCAAATCGTGCATTCGCTGAGCGCCCGCATTCAAAGCGAGTTCGGCATCGCGGTGGACATCGAGCTGCTGCCGCCGCACAGCATTCCCCGCACGTCGTCGGGCAAACCCGCCCGCGCCGAGGCCAAAAAACGCTGGCTGAGCGCCTCGCTCTACCCGCAAATGCCGCAGCTGGCCGGTTTCGCGCAATGA
- a CDS encoding NAD-dependent epimerase/dehydratase family protein, which produces MSGTVAVTGATGFIGRHIVQELLAQGFSVRALTRQAGKAAIDNLQWIPGALEDRPSLTELVRGAECVVHCAGQVRGHSEAVFTRCNVTGSLNLMQAARQNGRCHRFLFMSSLAARHPALSWYAHSKQAAEQQLIAATGDIALGIFRPTAVYGPGDKELKPLFNGLLRGVLPRLGAPDARLSFLHVSDLAKAVSQWVQAEPAQPNIYELCDGVAEGYNWLRLRDIGAAVRHGPVRLVGIPLPLLKALADISVVWNRLVKQEPMLTRSKIRELTHHDWSASNHALSQQINWFPQVSLERALREGLF; this is translated from the coding sequence ATGAGCGGCACCGTGGCGGTGACGGGCGCGACCGGCTTTATCGGCCGGCACATCGTCCAGGAACTGCTGGCGCAAGGGTTTAGCGTGCGCGCCCTGACGCGGCAAGCCGGAAAAGCCGCCATCGACAACCTGCAGTGGATCCCCGGCGCGCTGGAAGATCGGCCCTCGCTCACCGAGCTGGTGCGCGGCGCAGAGTGCGTGGTGCACTGTGCGGGCCAGGTGCGCGGGCATTCGGAAGCGGTGTTCACCCGCTGCAACGTGACCGGCAGCCTGAATTTGATGCAGGCCGCCAGGCAGAACGGCCGCTGCCATCGCTTCCTGTTCATGTCGTCGCTGGCGGCCCGCCATCCGGCGCTGTCCTGGTATGCCCATTCAAAACAGGCCGCCGAGCAGCAACTCATCGCCGCCACGGGCGACATCGCGCTGGGGATTTTCCGCCCGACGGCGGTTTACGGGCCCGGCGATAAAGAGCTGAAGCCGCTGTTCAACGGCCTGCTGCGCGGCGTGCTGCCCCGGCTGGGCGCGCCTGACGCCAGGCTCTCTTTTCTGCACGTGAGCGATTTGGCCAAGGCGGTCAGCCAATGGGTGCAGGCCGAACCCGCGCAGCCGAATATTTACGAGCTGTGCGACGGCGTGGCCGAAGGCTATAACTGGCTGCGCCTGCGGGACATCGGCGCCGCCGTGCGGCACGGGCCGGTGCGTCTGGTGGGCATTCCGCTGCCGCTGCTGAAAGCCCTGGCGGATATCAGCGTGGTGTGGAACCGCCTGGTCAAACAGGAACCGATGCTGACGCGCAGCAAAATACGCGAGTTAACCCATCATGACTGGTCCGCCAGCAATCACGCGCTGTCGCAACAGATTAATTGGTTTCCACAGGTGAGTTTGGAGCGCGCGCTGCGTGAAGGGCTGTTTTAA
- a CDS encoding acyl carrier protein, with the protein MLNRDAVMDYILTCLQGIVEGGVEIKPDSDLVNDLGLESIRVLDLLMMLEDELDISIPINILLDVRTPEQLLDALRPYLEKSHGTV; encoded by the coding sequence ATGCTAAATCGCGATGCTGTAATGGATTATATCCTGACGTGTTTGCAAGGTATCGTCGAAGGCGGAGTGGAAATAAAACCTGATAGCGATCTCGTCAATGATCTTGGCCTGGAGTCCATCAGAGTCCTGGATCTGCTGATGATGCTGGAAGATGAATTAGATATCTCCATTCCTATCAATATATTGCTTGATGTCAGAACGCCTGAGCAACTGCTTGACGCGCTGCGCCCTTATCTGGAGAAAAGCCATGGGACTGTATGA